One Phycisphaera mikurensis NBRC 102666 DNA window includes the following coding sequences:
- a CDS encoding NADPH-dependent FMN reductase, with the protein MPRTRPEVRIAGLCGSLRANSVHARVLKATRTLFPEYAELETSDLPARLPLFNPDLEADPPRTVTSCREWVAACDGLLLASPEYAHGISAHIKNTLEWLVSVPAATDKPVLVINARAGAHHADAALREVLRTMGVVLLGDRSVQLPAFPANLSAGDIAATPDLAQRVQKGLESLFSGVAESRIAPRS; encoded by the coding sequence GTGCCACGTACTCGCCCGGAAGTCCGAATTGCCGGTCTGTGCGGCAGCCTGCGTGCCAATTCTGTTCATGCGCGCGTTCTCAAAGCGACGCGAACTCTCTTCCCGGAGTACGCCGAGCTGGAGACCTCCGACCTACCGGCCCGGCTGCCGCTCTTCAATCCCGACCTGGAGGCGGACCCGCCGCGCACCGTTACATCTTGCCGAGAGTGGGTCGCAGCATGCGACGGCCTGCTGCTCGCAAGCCCGGAGTACGCACACGGGATCAGCGCCCATATAAAGAACACGCTGGAGTGGCTCGTGAGCGTGCCCGCCGCGACCGATAAGCCCGTGTTGGTCATCAACGCTCGCGCCGGCGCGCATCACGCGGACGCGGCACTTCGCGAGGTACTCCGCACGATGGGGGTTGTACTACTTGGCGATCGATCGGTCCAGCTCCCGGCGTTCCCCGCGAATCTCTCAGCAGGTGATATTGCCGCAACGCCGGACCTCGCTCAACGCGTGCAGAAGGGACTGGAATCACTCTTCTCCGGTGTAGCAGAGTCGAGGATCGCTCCACGCAGCTGA
- a CDS encoding SDR family oxidoreductase: MSIFLKPLQEQVLVVTGASSGIGLATAEAAVRAGASVVLVARSGDALAEIARRLEAEADALGRVATATCDVADRAQVDAAAQTAIDRFGRIDTWVNNAGVSIYGTMEETPLDDARRLFDTNVWGVFNGCQAAIPHLKVQGGALINVGSEVSDATIPMQGVYSASKHAVKGINDAFRIELEEVEKASVKVTLVQPTAVDTPYPQHARNLRDQEAKLPTPMIEATKVAHAILEAATSPTDVQKVGAMAHLNTALAKAVPSLFDKMAAMQFERQHTDLPAMHEQGALHRSSQENGVVGVIEGRGSDASKP; the protein is encoded by the coding sequence GTGTCGATCTTCTTGAAGCCGCTCCAAGAGCAGGTCCTCGTCGTCACCGGCGCCTCCAGCGGCATCGGCCTGGCCACCGCGGAGGCCGCCGTGCGCGCCGGGGCCTCGGTCGTGCTGGTCGCCCGCAGCGGCGACGCCCTCGCCGAGATCGCCCGCCGGCTCGAAGCCGAGGCCGACGCGCTAGGCCGCGTCGCCACCGCCACCTGCGACGTCGCCGACCGGGCGCAGGTCGACGCCGCGGCGCAAACCGCGATCGACCGCTTCGGCCGCATCGACACCTGGGTCAACAACGCCGGCGTCAGCATCTACGGCACGATGGAGGAGACTCCGCTCGACGACGCCAGGCGCCTCTTCGACACCAACGTCTGGGGCGTCTTCAACGGCTGCCAGGCGGCGATCCCGCACCTGAAGGTGCAAGGCGGAGCCCTCATCAACGTCGGCAGCGAGGTCTCCGACGCGACCATCCCGATGCAGGGCGTCTACTCCGCGAGCAAGCACGCGGTCAAGGGCATCAACGACGCCTTCCGCATCGAGCTCGAAGAGGTGGAGAAGGCCAGCGTGAAGGTCACGCTCGTCCAGCCCACGGCCGTGGACACGCCCTACCCCCAGCACGCCCGGAACCTCCGCGACCAAGAGGCGAAGCTGCCGACCCCGATGATCGAGGCGACGAAGGTCGCTCACGCCATCCTCGAAGCCGCGACCTCCCCCACCGACGTCCAGAAGGTCGGCGCGATGGCCCACCTCAACACGGCACTGGCCAAAGCGGTGCCGAGCCTCTTCGACAAGATGGCCGCGATGCAGTTCGAGCGCCAGCACACCGATCTCCCCGCGATGCACGAGCAGGGCGCGCTGCACCGGTCCTCGCAGGAGAACGGCGTCGTCGGCGTGATCGAGGGCCGAGGCAGCGACGCCTCGAAGCCCTGA
- a CDS encoding sulfatase family protein, translating into MSPPPNVLLLYVDQLRWDALGCAGNPDVLTPNLDALAARGTRFTHHFVQNPVCMPSRLSMLTGRYPANLGITEMAVPVPPGTETVATRFAAAGYRTANIGKLHFLPHSNRDHREPHPSYGFHHLEISDEPGPYDDAYRAFVRRVAPKHLPAVSLHVDPPAARVHREVTGRDDGIPHPRAWSPWTTAAASVPWDLTHTAFVGRRVRDFLGNQAAGGTPFFCVAGFYSPHSPLVAPQRFLDLYDPKSLTPLPEPDDRAGLDDPEHRRQALHGYYAMISEVDHWVGEILSELARAGHAEDTVVAFTGDHGESLGDFGRWGKSFPGEDCVSRVPLLVASPGQRPGVCDALVEAVDLVPTLCELCGVVPSPDLDGASLRAAIDAPAAFAGKGEVLMEGSLRKPAWRSIRTRTHRYVLDAAGEEIVHELAEPFGESRNAAGEIDPAVLAELRHRLATRVIASHRGSPAVWPY; encoded by the coding sequence ATGAGCCCGCCGCCCAACGTCCTGCTGCTCTACGTCGACCAGCTGCGGTGGGACGCCCTGGGGTGCGCCGGCAACCCCGACGTGCTCACGCCCAACCTGGACGCGCTCGCGGCGCGGGGCACCCGCTTCACGCACCACTTCGTGCAGAATCCGGTGTGCATGCCCTCGCGGCTGTCGATGCTCACCGGCCGCTACCCCGCCAACCTCGGAATCACGGAGATGGCGGTGCCGGTCCCGCCGGGCACCGAGACGGTCGCGACGCGTTTCGCGGCGGCGGGGTACCGCACCGCCAACATCGGCAAGCTGCACTTCCTCCCGCACAGCAACCGGGACCACCGCGAGCCGCACCCGTCGTACGGCTTCCACCACCTGGAGATCAGCGACGAGCCGGGCCCCTACGACGACGCCTACCGCGCCTTCGTGCGGCGTGTTGCACCAAAGCACCTGCCGGCGGTGTCGCTCCACGTCGACCCGCCGGCGGCCCGCGTGCACCGGGAGGTGACCGGCCGGGACGACGGCATCCCGCACCCCAGAGCCTGGAGCCCTTGGACCACGGCGGCGGCGTCGGTCCCGTGGGACCTCACGCACACCGCCTTCGTCGGCCGCCGCGTGCGCGACTTCCTCGGGAACCAGGCGGCCGGCGGAACGCCCTTCTTCTGCGTCGCGGGCTTCTACAGCCCGCACTCGCCGCTGGTCGCGCCGCAGCGCTTCCTGGACCTCTACGACCCCAAGTCACTCACGCCGCTGCCCGAGCCCGACGACCGCGCCGGGCTCGACGACCCGGAGCACCGGCGGCAGGCGCTGCACGGCTACTACGCGATGATCAGCGAGGTCGATCACTGGGTCGGCGAGATCCTCAGCGAGCTGGCGCGGGCGGGCCACGCGGAGGACACCGTCGTCGCCTTCACGGGCGACCACGGCGAGTCCCTCGGCGACTTCGGCCGCTGGGGCAAGTCCTTCCCCGGGGAGGACTGCGTCTCGCGGGTGCCGCTGCTGGTGGCGAGCCCCGGGCAGCGGCCGGGTGTGTGCGACGCGCTCGTGGAGGCGGTCGACCTGGTGCCGACGCTGTGCGAGCTCTGCGGCGTGGTGCCCTCGCCGGACCTCGACGGGGCGAGCCTCCGGGCGGCGATCGACGCGCCGGCAGCTTTCGCGGGCAAGGGCGAGGTGCTGATGGAGGGCAGCCTGCGCAAGCCCGCGTGGCGCTCGATCCGCACGCGGACGCATCGCTACGTGCTCGACGCGGCGGGCGAGGAGATCGTCCACGAGCTGGCCGAGCCCTTCGGTGAGAGCCGCAACGCGGCGGGCGAGATCGACCCGGCGGTGCTTGCGGAGCTGCGGCACCGGCTGGCGACGCGTGTGATCGCGTCGCACCGCGGGAGCCCGGCGGTGTGGCCGTATTGA